The window CGCGGTGCCGGTGAAGATCACCTCGATGGCGGTTCCCTTCCGCGTCACCTTGTAGCGGGTCCCATCGGCGAGCTCGAATACCACGCGCGTCACGAGATCCGGCTCCGACTGGAACTGGCTCGCGCGAACCGCGGTGATGAGCCGGCCGTCGGCGCGCAGGCTCTCGGTGGCGACGTCGTTCTTGACGCCGACCAGGTCGATCACCAGCCGCGAGGGATTGCTCATCGCGTATTCCTGATACTGCACGACCCCGCTGGGGTTGATCATGTAGGTCGACGCCGTCGGCGACTCCGCGAGCTCGATGCTATCGACGCTCGTGACATCACCAATGACGATCGACGCCAGCATGACCAGACCCGCAACCAGGCCCATAACAATCGTGACATGCTTTGCAGACAGTCTTTTCATCGTTCCCACTCCTTATTACCGTCCAACGAGGTGAAGTCTGACTGTCGTCGTCTGACCAAAGTTGGTGACGCGAGCCACCAGTTCTTCTTCGCCGATTGAGACCACAGTTCCGTTGTGTACGCGATCGCCGACGCGGAGAATGTAGCTGTAACCGCTTGCGTCCTCGAGGAGGGCAAATCGGTCCACTTCGCCGCGTACGACACCCACCAGATGCACCGCGCTCAAATTCACCAGATCCATCTTGTCGCTTCGGTTGAATGCGCCGTCCACGAGAGAACGGAATGGATCGCGGCGATTGAACGCATCGTAGTAATACAGGTTCTCGCGCAGCGTGACCTTGCCCGCCGGTGCCGTCACCGGGGCCGGGCTGGTGACCGCCGGGGCCGCCGCCGCCGTCGAGTCCGCCGGCGCCTGGGAGCGGGCAACCGAGGTCGCAAGCGCCGCGCACACCAGCGCGGCCACGAGACTAGTCGTTGCGCGCGTGCTGCTCATTGACGCTTTCATCACTGACACCTCCGGTCAACGTG of the Candidatus Krumholzibacteriia bacterium genome contains:
- a CDS encoding pilus assembly protein PilP — translated: MSSTRATTSLVAALVCAALATSVARSQAPADSTAAAAPAVTSPAPVTAPAGKVTLRENLYYYDAFNRRDPFRSLVDGAFNRSDKMDLVNLSAVHLVGVVRGEVDRFALLEDASGYSYILRVGDRVHNGTVVSIGEEELVARVTNFGQTTTVRLHLVGR